The Streptomyces sp. NBC_01276 genome contains the following window.
GCCTCCACGAGCTGCACCGGGCGTCTGCTCCGCGCCTACGAGCACCGCCCGGCCCCGTCCGTCTTCCGCATCTACTGGGCCATGACCCAGGTCATGGCCCGCCGCCTCACCGGCGAGAGCACCCCCACCTGGCGCGATCCGCAGATGGTGAGCGTGTGAACCTCCAACCCCTGCTCGACGCGCGCGGCATCCAGAAAGACGCCGCGCGGGCCTCGGCCGACGACCTCCGCACCCGGATCGGCGACCTGCTGGCCCGGCTGCGGGAGGCCGAGACCCACCTCGAACACCTCGCGATCCCACGGAAGGCTGTCACCGCTCTCGCCGACCGGCTCCCGGCCACCCCGCCGGACCTGCCCGAACACCCGGACTACCCCCCGCATCCTCGCCGTCTTCAACGACGTGATCAGCCTCCTGCGAGCCCGGGACGTCTGCGAAGCCCTCAACCACCAACTGGTGCCGAAGAACATCGAGGGCACCCGCGCCAAACTGGAACGCCTGGTCAAGTTGGGCATCCTCACCGAAGCCGACACCGGCAGCTTCACCAGGAAGCAGTAGCAGGCCGAGCACCTGATCCTCCGCCCTGGTCTTCCCTCGGGGCGAGCCTCACCTCTGACCAGTACCGCGAGCCGTAGCTTGTGGTCCATGACACGGACTCAGGGGACCGGGCGTCGAGTGGGCGTGGCCCTGGCGGTGGCACTCGCGGCGCTGGCGAGCGCACCGGGGACGCTCGCGGCGCCGGCACCGAACGCCTTCGCACGGCCGGGCGCCTTCGCCTTCGTCGCGAACCTCCGCTCCGACACGGTCTCGGTGATCGACACACGCACCGACGCGGTGGTGGACGGTGTTCGCGTGGGTGACGGGCCCGACAGCGTGGCCGTGACTCCCGACGGCTCGCACGTCTACGTCACGAACTCCGCGGCGGACACAGTGTCGGTGATCGAGGCCCGCACCAGGACGGTCATCGACACCATTGCCGTGGGGAACGAGCCCAGCAGGGTCGCGATCTCACCGGACGGAAGGCACGCGTACGTGGCCAACGTGAGGTCGGACGACGTCTCGGTGATCAGCACCCGCACGCGGAAGGTCACGGACACCGTCAAGGTGGGGGACTCGCCCCTGGGCCTGGCCGTACTGCCGGACGGCTCCCGCCTCTACGTCGCCAACGCGGCTTCGGACGACGTCTCAGTGGTCCGGACCGACACCGACACGGTCGTGGACACGGTCCCCGTGGGCAACGGTCCCACCGCA
Protein-coding sequences here:
- a CDS encoding beta-propeller fold lactonase family protein, which codes for MTRTQGTGRRVGVALAVALAALASAPGTLAAPAPNAFARPGAFAFVANLRSDTVSVIDTRTDAVVDGVRVGDGPDSVAVTPDGSHVYVTNSAADTVSVIEARTRTVIDTIAVGNEPSRVAISPDGRHAYVANVRSDDVSVISTRTRKVTDTVKVGDSPLGLAVLPDGSRLYVANAASDDVSVVRTDTDTVVDTVPVGNGPTALALTPNGRQLYVSDLISDDLTVIETRGNTVTARIPVGVQPAGIGAGSDGRHVYVANIGSNSVSVISTRTLGVTDTIEVGAGPNGLAVGPDGSHVYVSEFEADTVSVIDTAAARVTGTVPVGDGPTGVAVTPRKRGPGTTGW